In a genomic window of Streptomyces pristinaespiralis:
- a CDS encoding carbohydrate ABC transporter permease yields the protein MTTAAHPTRHQLPPAARKAKRRSAALGLLAWAAGISFCLPALWMLLTSFHSEADAATNPPSLAASLTLDGYREFFGGGGGPTPWPPLINSLSASVFSTVLVLVLALPAAYALSIRRVRKWTDVMFFFLSTKMLPVVAGLLPVYLFAKNTGMLDNVWLLVLLYTSMNLPIAVWMMQSFLSDVPVSIIEAAQVDGARLPTVLARVVAPVAGPGIAATALICFIFSWNELLFARVLTGVVAQTAPVYLTGFVTSQGLFLAQLCAASVVVSLPVLAAGYAAQDKLVQGLSLGAVK from the coding sequence ATGACCACCGCCGCACACCCGACACGCCACCAACTGCCGCCCGCCGCCCGCAAGGCGAAGCGCCGCTCCGCCGCCCTCGGCCTGCTGGCCTGGGCCGCCGGGATCAGCTTCTGCCTGCCCGCCCTGTGGATGCTGCTCACCTCCTTCCACTCGGAGGCCGACGCGGCCACCAACCCGCCCTCCCTCGCCGCCTCCCTCACCCTCGACGGCTACCGTGAGTTCTTCGGCGGCGGCGGAGGCCCCACCCCGTGGCCGCCGCTGATCAACTCGCTGTCCGCGTCCGTCTTCTCGACGGTCCTCGTCCTGGTGCTGGCACTGCCCGCGGCGTACGCGCTCTCCATCCGCCGGGTGCGCAAGTGGACGGACGTGATGTTCTTCTTCCTGTCCACGAAGATGCTGCCGGTCGTCGCCGGTCTGCTGCCCGTCTACCTGTTCGCGAAGAACACGGGGATGCTGGACAACGTCTGGCTCCTCGTCCTCCTCTACACCTCGATGAACCTGCCGATCGCGGTGTGGATGATGCAGTCCTTCCTCTCGGACGTGCCCGTCTCCATCATCGAGGCCGCCCAGGTCGACGGTGCCCGGCTGCCCACCGTGCTCGCCAGGGTCGTCGCCCCCGTCGCCGGCCCCGGCATCGCGGCCACCGCACTCATCTGCTTCATCTTCAGCTGGAACGAGCTGCTGTTCGCACGGGTGCTCACCGGCGTCGTCGCCCAGACCGCCCCCGTGTATCTGACCGGATTCGTGACCAGCCAGGGCCTCTTCCTCGCCCAGCTGTGCGCCGCGTCCGTCGTCGTGTCCCTGCCGGTGCTCGCCGCCGGCTACGCCGCCCAGGACAAGCTCGTCCAGGGCCTCTCCCTTGGAGCCGTCAAATGA
- a CDS encoding zinc-dependent alcohol dehydrogenase family protein produces the protein MRAAIVEAPGKVVVTTVPDPTPGPRDVVVSVASCGLCGTDLHILQGEFAPTLPIVPGHEFAGEVVGTGKDVTELAVGDLVAVDPSLHCHECRYCRSGRGNLCDRWAAIGVTVPGGAAEYAVAPVANCVKLPGHVDVKDAALIEPLSCAVRGYDVLSGNLGAEVLIYGSGTMGLMMLELAKRTGAASVDVLDVNPDRLATAGLLGCSGTAASAEELDRPGGWDVVIDATGNAKAIQDGLGRVAKGGTFLQFGVADYATTAVIEPYRIYNQEITITGSMAVLHSYERAAALFATGVLDPSVFISDRLPLEQYPQAVERFSAGQGRKIVVEP, from the coding sequence ATGAGGGCAGCGATCGTCGAAGCCCCCGGCAAGGTCGTCGTCACGACCGTCCCCGACCCGACCCCCGGACCGCGCGACGTCGTCGTCTCCGTGGCGTCCTGCGGACTGTGCGGCACCGATCTGCACATCCTCCAGGGTGAGTTCGCGCCGACCCTGCCGATCGTGCCCGGCCACGAATTCGCCGGCGAGGTCGTCGGCACCGGCAAGGACGTCACCGAACTGGCCGTCGGCGACCTGGTCGCCGTCGACCCCTCCCTGCACTGCCACGAATGCCGCTACTGCCGCAGCGGCCGCGGGAACCTCTGCGACCGCTGGGCCGCCATCGGCGTCACCGTTCCCGGCGGCGCCGCCGAGTACGCCGTCGCCCCCGTCGCCAACTGCGTCAAACTGCCCGGCCATGTCGACGTCAAGGACGCCGCACTCATCGAGCCGCTGTCCTGCGCCGTACGCGGCTACGACGTGCTCAGCGGCAACCTCGGCGCGGAAGTGCTCATCTACGGTTCCGGCACCATGGGCCTGATGATGCTCGAGCTGGCCAAACGCACCGGCGCGGCCTCCGTCGACGTCCTCGACGTGAACCCCGACCGGCTCGCCACCGCGGGGCTGCTCGGCTGCTCCGGCACGGCCGCTTCCGCCGAGGAACTCGACCGCCCCGGCGGCTGGGACGTCGTCATCGACGCCACCGGCAACGCCAAGGCGATCCAGGACGGCCTGGGACGCGTCGCCAAGGGCGGCACCTTCCTCCAGTTCGGGGTGGCCGACTACGCGACGACAGCGGTCATCGAGCCGTACCGCATCTACAACCAGGAGATCACCATCACCGGCTCCATGGCCGTCCTGCACAGCTACGAGAGGGCCGCCGCCCTCTTCGCCACCGGCGTCCTCGACCCGTCGGTCTTCATCAGCGACCGGCTGCCGCTGGAGCAGTACCCGCAGGCGGTCGAGCGCTTCAGCGCGGGCCAGGGCCGCAAGATCGTGGTGGAGCCGTGA
- a CDS encoding ROK family transcriptional regulator — translation MADGKRRTVRDLRRGNRALVLQRLYFDGPLSRQELGPATGLSSGSISNVVSELVAEGLLEEAGIVDSDGGRPRTLLRVAAGSGLLIGIDIGETRVRAELFDLSFTELARTERPLAQHGYDVDRIVSHVRAAVADVLRDGDADPGLLLGVGIGVPGIVEHSADGAVVHGQTIGWNAVPFEQLLRKAVEIPPSAPLFIDNGAKTLGQAEMWFGGGRGAASAAVALIGSGVGACVVHAATPDESARTDALEWGHTVVHIRGRRCRCGSLGCLEAYAGAEALRERRQEAGGPVAADADDETALAALLAAAYPAEGPADPAALALLDETAEYLGAAVADLINLFRPERILLGGWAGLQLGPHLLPQVRRYAAGYALEHAAARTTIELGRLGADAVTVGAATLPLSDFLTRGGTRPARGV, via the coding sequence ATGGCGGACGGCAAGAGACGGACAGTGCGCGACCTGCGGCGCGGCAACCGCGCCCTGGTCCTGCAGCGGCTGTACTTCGACGGCCCGCTGAGCCGCCAGGAACTCGGGCCGGCCACCGGACTCAGCTCCGGCTCCATCAGCAACGTCGTCTCCGAGCTCGTCGCCGAGGGCCTCCTCGAAGAAGCCGGCATCGTCGACTCCGACGGCGGCAGGCCGCGGACCCTGCTGCGCGTCGCCGCCGGCAGCGGACTGCTGATCGGGATCGACATCGGCGAGACCCGCGTACGGGCCGAACTCTTCGACCTCTCCTTCACCGAGCTGGCCCGCACCGAGCGGCCCCTCGCCCAGCACGGCTACGACGTCGACCGCATCGTCTCCCACGTGCGGGCCGCCGTCGCCGACGTCCTGCGCGACGGCGACGCGGACCCCGGCCTGCTCCTCGGCGTCGGCATCGGCGTGCCCGGCATCGTCGAGCATTCCGCCGACGGCGCGGTCGTGCACGGCCAGACCATCGGCTGGAACGCCGTCCCCTTCGAGCAGTTGCTCCGCAAGGCCGTCGAAATCCCGCCTTCGGCACCGCTGTTCATCGACAACGGCGCGAAGACCCTCGGGCAGGCGGAGATGTGGTTCGGCGGCGGCCGGGGAGCGGCCTCCGCCGCGGTCGCCCTCATCGGCTCCGGTGTCGGCGCGTGCGTCGTGCACGCCGCGACGCCCGACGAGAGCGCCCGTACCGACGCCCTCGAATGGGGCCACACCGTGGTCCACATCCGGGGGCGGCGCTGCCGGTGCGGGTCCCTCGGCTGCCTCGAGGCGTACGCCGGCGCGGAAGCGCTCCGCGAACGCAGGCAGGAAGCCGGCGGCCCGGTGGCGGCCGACGCGGACGACGAGACGGCGCTGGCCGCGCTGCTGGCGGCCGCGTATCCCGCCGAGGGGCCGGCCGACCCTGCGGCCCTGGCCCTCCTCGACGAGACGGCCGAGTACCTGGGCGCTGCGGTCGCCGACCTCATCAACCTCTTCCGGCCCGAACGCATCCTGCTCGGCGGCTGGGCCGGACTCCAGCTCGGCCCGCACCTCCTGCCCCAGGTGCGGCGCTACGCGGCCGGGTACGCCCTCGAACACGCGGCCGCCCGCACGACGATCGAGCTGGGCCGGCTGGGCGCCGACGCGGTCACCGTGGGCGCGGCGACACTGCCGCTCTCCGACTTCCTCACGCGCGGGGGCACCCGCCCGGCGCGAGGCGTGTAG
- a CDS encoding DUF1990 family protein, translating into MNGADRTTGRLTYRNVGATRHGPLPAGYHHLHHTTRIGHGRDVFEAAGAAVTTWRMHRTSGAGLRASAARAEPGARVEVSVGIGPLRISAPCEVVWTVYEKDRTGFGYGTLAGHPETGEESFVVDLHDDGSVWFTVLAFSRPAAWYSRLGGRVVPVLQRWYARRLGHTLRRIAAA; encoded by the coding sequence ATGAACGGCGCGGACAGGACCACCGGACGCCTCACCTACCGGAACGTCGGTGCCACCCGGCACGGGCCGCTCCCGGCCGGCTACCACCACCTGCACCACACCACGCGGATCGGCCACGGCCGGGACGTCTTCGAGGCGGCGGGCGCCGCCGTGACGACCTGGCGGATGCACCGAACGTCGGGCGCCGGGCTGCGGGCCTCGGCCGCACGTGCCGAACCAGGGGCCAGGGTCGAGGTGTCCGTCGGCATCGGCCCGCTCCGGATCAGCGCGCCGTGCGAGGTGGTCTGGACGGTGTACGAGAAGGACCGCACCGGCTTCGGCTACGGCACGCTGGCCGGCCACCCGGAGACCGGTGAGGAGTCGTTCGTCGTGGACCTCCACGACGACGGGTCCGTCTGGTTCACCGTCCTGGCGTTCAGCAGGCCCGCCGCCTGGTACAGCCGCCTCGGCGGTCGGGTCGTGCCCGTGCTTCAGCGCTGGTACGCCCGGCGGCTCGGGCACACACTGCGGCGGATCGCGGCGGCCTGA
- a CDS encoding carbohydrate kinase family protein, translated as MNRDGVLVLGEALIDLVPEPGDPDLLRAQPGGAPANVATGLARLGTPVSFAGTLGGDAFARSIEHRLTDAGVDLSLCGRSPLPTTLAVADPRPEGTAYHFHTDRTATFQLPDRTADVPRFGAVYAGGLAAVVEPAASVVAATARTAARGGLLAVDPNVREDRTLETGTGLGVLRELCAAAHVVKASDEDLAGLWPGRDPDASCRELARGGRLVVMTRGARGSTAYTAAGAVVTVPAAPVDVVNTIGAGDAFMAGMLAWLAAGSWRLDLSPDRTEAMLGHASRVAASVCAQAGTEPAVPLPR; from the coding sequence GTGAACCGGGACGGGGTGCTGGTCCTGGGGGAGGCGCTGATCGACCTCGTACCCGAGCCGGGGGACCCGGATCTGCTGCGCGCACAACCCGGCGGCGCACCCGCCAACGTCGCGACGGGCCTCGCCCGGCTCGGCACACCGGTCTCCTTCGCCGGGACCCTCGGCGGCGACGCCTTCGCCCGGAGCATCGAACACAGGCTCACCGACGCGGGCGTCGACCTCTCCCTGTGCGGGCGTTCGCCTCTGCCGACCACGCTCGCCGTGGCCGACCCAAGACCGGAGGGCACGGCGTACCACTTCCACACCGACCGTACGGCCACCTTCCAGCTGCCCGACCGGACCGCCGACGTGCCGCGCTTCGGCGCCGTGTACGCGGGCGGGCTCGCGGCAGTCGTCGAACCGGCGGCGTCCGTCGTCGCCGCGACGGCACGCACGGCGGCCCGCGGCGGCCTGCTCGCCGTCGACCCCAATGTGCGCGAGGACCGCACCCTCGAGACCGGCACCGGCCTCGGCGTGCTGCGCGAACTGTGCGCGGCCGCCCACGTCGTCAAGGCCAGTGACGAGGACCTCGCCGGGCTGTGGCCGGGCCGGGACCCCGACGCGAGCTGCCGTGAACTCGCCCGCGGCGGCCGGCTCGTGGTCATGACCCGCGGCGCGCGGGGCAGCACCGCGTACACCGCGGCCGGGGCCGTGGTCACCGTTCCCGCCGCACCCGTCGACGTCGTCAACACCATCGGCGCGGGGGACGCGTTCATGGCGGGCATGCTCGCGTGGCTCGCCGCCGGGTCGTGGCGGCTCGATCTGTCCCCGGACCGGACAGAGGCGATGCTCGGCCACGCCTCCCGGGTCGCGGCGTCGGTCTGCGCGCAGGCCGGCACGGAGCCGGCGGTGCCGCTGCCGCGCTGA
- a CDS encoding YndJ family protein, with the protein MFVLVNLIVVLGMLVVVPAGLRLVDPVRLAPVRRMWPMFAAPGAVALWLPRGAVATALAVVYAIGTLVLAAQAPRRLIRTRSLAPAEIAVLTALAAPSVAGLALVAERAGHELFGFTLPILALTVPHFHFAGFTAALVAGLVCGAAAGGLARFAALSVPLGTLTVLAGYFVDDWAELAGALVLTAGMWAVALLTWRDVRGAEHDPYTRALLAVSAAVLVATMLLALSWAVGQAADIPHPGLTWMAATHGLGNALGFALCSVLAWRRIKDMKESAV; encoded by the coding sequence TGGTGGACCCCGTACGGCTCGCGCCCGTTCGGCGGATGTGGCCGATGTTCGCCGCGCCGGGCGCCGTCGCGCTGTGGCTGCCGCGCGGGGCCGTCGCCACCGCTCTCGCCGTCGTCTACGCGATCGGCACCCTGGTGCTCGCCGCCCAGGCGCCGCGGCGGCTGATCCGCACCCGCTCCCTGGCGCCCGCCGAGATCGCGGTGCTCACGGCGCTGGCCGCACCTTCGGTCGCGGGCCTCGCGCTGGTCGCGGAGCGCGCCGGCCACGAACTGTTCGGCTTCACCCTGCCGATCCTGGCGCTGACGGTGCCGCACTTCCACTTCGCCGGGTTCACCGCCGCGCTGGTGGCGGGCCTGGTGTGCGGCGCGGCCGCCGGAGGGCTCGCCCGTTTCGCCGCCCTCAGCGTGCCGCTGGGCACGCTGACCGTCCTCGCGGGGTACTTCGTCGACGACTGGGCCGAGCTCGCGGGCGCGCTGGTGCTGACCGCGGGCATGTGGGCGGTGGCGCTGCTGACCTGGCGTGACGTCCGGGGCGCGGAACACGACCCGTACACCCGGGCCCTGCTGGCCGTCTCGGCGGCCGTGCTGGTGGCGACGATGCTGCTGGCGCTGAGCTGGGCGGTCGGCCAGGCCGCGGACATCCCGCACCCCGGCCTGACCTGGATGGCCGCCACCCACGGGCTCGGCAACGCCCTCGGCTTCGCGCTCTGCTCGGTACTGGCCTGGCGGAGGATCAAGGACATGAAGGAGAGTGCCGTATGA
- a CDS encoding DMT family transporter yields the protein MSSLALSVLLSLVSAVAYAAGAILQEHVATTTPSRPYAPLHQGRWWAAVALNGVGAVLHVVALAYGPLSLVQPLGALTIVFALPMAALFVRRGAGRTAWRGAIMATVGLAGLLALTGEAESRSLGTAGRGVLAAVTLGTVALLFLMAQGMPRPIMRSVLLAGAAGVAFGIASVFTKSVAVDWQWSSPLGQWPSLAVIAALATGGLLLSQASYRGAGLAAPLATVTVVNPVVAAVVGITMFGEDFRYGVLGTVLALACGVVAAGGLILLTLERMGRAPGAGSDRHTSRPQVGEGVDVGAVPGARTDLEVEMRSRAVAGGS from the coding sequence ATGAGCTCCCTCGCGCTGTCCGTGCTCCTGTCACTCGTCTCGGCGGTCGCCTACGCGGCCGGGGCGATCCTTCAGGAACACGTGGCGACCACGACGCCTTCCAGGCCGTACGCCCCGCTGCACCAGGGCCGCTGGTGGGCCGCCGTCGCCCTCAACGGCGTGGGAGCCGTCCTGCACGTGGTGGCACTCGCCTACGGCCCGCTGAGCCTGGTCCAGCCGCTGGGAGCGCTCACCATCGTCTTCGCCCTGCCGATGGCCGCGCTCTTCGTCCGCCGCGGAGCCGGCCGCACCGCGTGGCGCGGGGCCATCATGGCGACCGTGGGACTCGCCGGGCTTCTCGCCCTCACGGGGGAGGCGGAATCCCGCTCGCTGGGCACCGCGGGCCGCGGCGTCCTCGCGGCGGTCACCCTCGGCACGGTGGCGCTGCTCTTCCTGATGGCGCAGGGCATGCCCCGGCCGATCATGCGCAGCGTCCTGCTGGCCGGAGCGGCGGGCGTCGCCTTCGGCATCGCGTCCGTGTTCACCAAGTCGGTGGCCGTGGACTGGCAGTGGAGCTCACCGCTCGGCCAGTGGCCGAGCCTCGCGGTCATCGCCGCCCTGGCGACGGGCGGCCTCCTCCTGTCGCAGGCGTCCTACCGGGGCGCCGGCCTCGCCGCGCCCCTGGCGACGGTCACCGTCGTCAATCCGGTGGTGGCGGCGGTCGTGGGCATCACCATGTTCGGCGAGGACTTCCGCTACGGCGTGCTCGGCACGGTGCTGGCACTCGCCTGCGGAGTGGTGGCCGCCGGCGGCCTGATCCTGCTCACGCTCGAGCGCATGGGCCGGGCTCCCGGCGCGGGATCAGACCGACACACCTCTCGCCCGCAGGTAGGCGAGGGGGTCGATGTCGGAGCCGTACCCGGGGCCCGTACGGATCTCGAAGTGGAGATGCGGTCCCGTGCTGTTGCCGGTGGATCCTGA
- a CDS encoding SDR family NAD(P)-dependent oxidoreductase encodes MTVTEDSPVAYGPGIDPERLAVCLSVLEELDKLEVDHPDAIAVRRATAGIYRTVKQRRRQERRAAKTAHDKAVTEATATGSAARIDDETQGLLPSSSVMGEIAGILRRPRSCYICKARYVEVDAFYHQLCQSCAAENRARRDARTDLTGKRALLTGGRAKIGMYIALRLLRDGAHTTITTRFPNDAIRRFKAMPDSDEWIHRLKIVGIDLRDPAQVVALADSVAAEGPLDILINNAAQTVRRSPQAYRELLTAESAPLPAGELPPAQVIGTFGSGAVESVAALPSSGGDGLTAQDVTDLALVSGSASLERIAAGTAIDAGGLVPDLHDTNSWIQTVSEVDPVELLEVQLCNSTAPFILISRLRPAMAAASGKRKYVVNVSAMEGVFSRGYKGAGHPHTNMAKAALNMLTRTSAQEMFEADGILMTAVDTGWITDERPHPDKMRLADAGFHAPLDLIDGAARVYDPIVRGEDGEDLYGCFLKDYAPANW; translated from the coding sequence ATGACGGTGACAGAGGACAGCCCGGTGGCGTACGGGCCGGGCATCGACCCGGAGCGGCTGGCCGTCTGCCTGAGCGTGCTCGAGGAGCTCGACAAGCTCGAGGTCGACCATCCCGACGCGATCGCGGTGCGCCGCGCCACGGCCGGGATCTACCGGACGGTGAAGCAGCGCCGCCGCCAGGAGCGGCGGGCCGCCAAGACGGCGCACGACAAGGCCGTCACGGAGGCGACCGCGACCGGCTCCGCCGCCCGGATCGACGACGAGACGCAGGGCCTGCTGCCGTCGTCGTCCGTCATGGGCGAGATCGCCGGGATACTCCGCCGCCCGCGTTCCTGCTACATCTGCAAGGCGCGCTACGTCGAGGTCGACGCCTTCTACCACCAGCTGTGCCAGTCGTGCGCCGCGGAGAACCGCGCCCGCCGCGACGCGCGGACGGACCTGACCGGCAAGCGGGCCCTGCTCACCGGCGGCCGCGCGAAGATCGGCATGTACATCGCCCTGCGGCTCCTGCGGGACGGCGCCCACACGACCATCACCACGCGCTTCCCCAACGACGCGATCCGCCGCTTCAAGGCGATGCCGGACAGCGACGAGTGGATCCACCGCCTCAAGATCGTCGGCATCGACCTGCGCGACCCGGCGCAGGTCGTGGCACTCGCCGACTCGGTCGCCGCGGAGGGCCCGCTGGACATCCTGATCAACAACGCCGCCCAGACCGTCCGCCGCTCCCCGCAGGCGTACCGGGAGCTGCTCACCGCCGAGAGCGCACCGCTCCCCGCGGGCGAGCTGCCGCCGGCCCAGGTCATCGGCACCTTCGGCAGCGGCGCCGTCGAGTCGGTGGCCGCCCTGCCGTCGTCCGGCGGGGACGGGCTGACGGCCCAGGACGTCACGGACCTCGCGCTGGTCAGCGGCTCCGCCTCGCTCGAGCGCATCGCGGCCGGAACGGCCATCGACGCCGGGGGCCTGGTGCCCGACCTGCACGACACCAACAGCTGGATCCAGACGGTGTCCGAGGTCGACCCCGTCGAGCTGCTCGAGGTGCAGCTCTGCAACTCGACCGCGCCGTTCATCCTGATCAGCCGGCTCCGTCCGGCCATGGCCGCGGCGTCCGGCAAGCGGAAGTACGTCGTCAACGTCTCCGCCATGGAAGGTGTCTTCAGCCGCGGCTACAAGGGCGCCGGCCACCCGCACACCAACATGGCCAAGGCCGCGCTGAACATGCTGACCCGTACCAGCGCCCAGGAGATGTTCGAGGCGGACGGCATCCTGATGACGGCCGTCGACACCGGCTGGATCACCGACGAGCGGCCGCACCCCGACAAGATGCGTCTGGCGGACGCCGGCTTCCACGCACCGCTGGACCTCATCGACGGCGCCGCCCGCGTCTACGACCCGATCGTCCGCGGCGAGGACGGCGAGGACCTCTACGGCTGCTTCCTCAAGGACTACGCCCCGGCGAACTGGTAG
- a CDS encoding lipase maturation factor family protein has protein sequence MEWFGDDAYWLSRLVFQRALAAVYLVAFLTAALQFRALIGERGMLPVPDFLRRVPAKDSPSIFRLHYSDRFFALVAWTGCLLSAALVAGAADRLPLVVAMAWWAVLWLLYLSIVNVGQTWYGFGWETLLLEAGFLAVFLGNEHIQPPVLVLWLLRWLLFRVEFGAGLIKIRGDLCWRNLTCLYFHHETQPMPGPLSWYFHHLPKAAHRVEAAANHVVQLGVPFLLFAPQPVASVAAGLVVATQLWLVLSGNFSWLNWLTIVLALSAVDGSLVAGGHALPGAPLWFEIVVLAVTALLLVLSYRPARNLLSKRQAMNRSYDSLHLVNSYGAFGTVGRVRLELVVEGTDERTLKEGTVWREYEFKGKPGDVRRLPRQFAPYHLRLDWLMWFAALSPAYARSWFLPFVERLLEGDRDTLRLLHRNPFPDRPPAHVRARLYRYRFTTGRERRDTGAWWHRTFVREFLAPTRLS, from the coding sequence ATGGAATGGTTCGGCGACGACGCTTACTGGCTGAGCCGGCTGGTCTTCCAGCGGGCTCTCGCCGCCGTGTATCTCGTCGCCTTCCTCACCGCCGCGCTGCAGTTCCGGGCGCTGATCGGCGAGCGGGGCATGCTTCCCGTGCCGGACTTCCTGCGCCGGGTGCCCGCCAAGGACTCGCCGAGCATCTTCCGACTGCACTATTCCGACCGCTTCTTCGCCCTGGTCGCCTGGACCGGCTGTCTGCTCTCCGCGGCCCTGGTCGCCGGGGCCGCCGACCGGTTGCCGCTCGTGGTCGCGATGGCCTGGTGGGCGGTGCTGTGGCTGCTGTACCTCTCCATCGTCAACGTGGGCCAGACCTGGTACGGATTCGGCTGGGAGACGCTGCTGCTGGAGGCCGGCTTCCTTGCGGTCTTCCTCGGCAACGAACACATCCAGCCGCCGGTCCTGGTGCTGTGGCTGCTGCGCTGGCTGCTGTTCCGGGTGGAGTTCGGGGCGGGGCTCATCAAGATCCGCGGGGACCTGTGCTGGCGCAATCTGACCTGTCTGTACTTCCATCACGAGACGCAGCCGATGCCCGGCCCGCTCAGCTGGTACTTCCACCATCTGCCCAAAGCCGCTCACCGGGTGGAGGCGGCGGCCAACCACGTGGTCCAACTCGGGGTCCCGTTCCTGCTCTTCGCCCCTCAGCCGGTGGCGAGCGTGGCCGCCGGGCTGGTCGTGGCGACGCAGTTGTGGCTGGTCCTGTCCGGCAACTTCTCCTGGCTGAACTGGCTCACGATCGTCCTCGCCCTGTCCGCGGTGGACGGCTCGCTCGTCGCGGGAGGGCACGCACTTCCCGGTGCACCGCTCTGGTTCGAGATCGTGGTGCTCGCCGTGACGGCACTCCTGCTCGTCCTCAGCTACCGTCCGGCACGCAACCTGCTGTCGAAACGGCAGGCGATGAACCGATCGTACGACTCACTGCACCTGGTCAACTCCTACGGGGCGTTCGGCACGGTGGGCCGGGTCCGGCTGGAACTGGTCGTCGAGGGCACGGATGAGAGGACCCTCAAGGAGGGCACCGTCTGGCGGGAGTACGAGTTCAAGGGCAAACCGGGCGATGTGCGCCGGCTGCCGCGCCAGTTCGCTCCCTACCATCTGCGGCTGGACTGGCTGATGTGGTTCGCCGCGCTGTCCCCCGCCTACGCGCGGTCGTGGTTCCTGCCCTTCGTGGAGCGCCTGCTCGAAGGGGACCGGGACACGCTGCGGCTGCTGCACCGCAACCCTTTCCCCGACAGGCCGCCCGCCCATGTGCGGGCGCGGCTCTACCGCTACCGGTTCACCACCGGGCGGGAGCGCCGTGACACGGGCGCGTGGTGGCACCGCACGTTCGTCCGCGAATTCCTGGCGCCGACGCGGCTTTCGTGA
- a CDS encoding peptidoglycan DD-metalloendopeptidase family protein: MAGTGRHRRYQPSRINRASLTVTAGGAGIALPLVGAGSSHAASVDVWEKVAACESTDNWRINSGNGYYGGLQFSQATWEAYGGRQYAPRADLATKDQQIAVAEKVLEAQGPRAWPTCSVKAGLTRGGDAPEITQPRPQEAAAPKRIAPKAAASPTTVPTQREGYTVARGDSLSRIARSERVEGGWQQLYAQNRTVVGDDPDLIFPGQRLTLRGKAAPQQDRRTATTARPDRPAEKVRPEAAPKPAPKTAPRTRPAPKPAPAPKPKTAPRPASKPAPAQKPRTEAASFAAPVAAGPSTAYRKTGSSWSSGYHTGVDFAVPTGTSVKAVASGKVVSAGWGGAYGYEIVIRHSDGRYSQYAHLSALTVRAGQQVSAGQRIARSGSTGNSTGPHLHFEIRTGPGYGSDIDPLAYLRARGVSV, from the coding sequence ATGGCCGGAACCGGTCGACACCGCAGATACCAGCCGAGCCGCATCAACCGCGCTTCCCTGACCGTCACGGCCGGCGGCGCCGGTATCGCGCTGCCCCTGGTCGGCGCCGGGTCGTCGCACGCCGCCTCCGTCGACGTCTGGGAGAAGGTCGCGGCCTGCGAGTCGACCGACAACTGGCGGATCAACAGCGGCAACGGCTACTACGGCGGTCTGCAGTTCAGCCAGGCCACCTGGGAGGCGTACGGCGGCCGCCAGTACGCCCCGCGCGCGGATCTCGCCACCAAGGACCAGCAGATCGCCGTCGCGGAGAAGGTGCTCGAGGCGCAGGGGCCGCGTGCCTGGCCGACCTGTTCCGTGAAGGCGGGGCTGACCCGTGGCGGTGACGCCCCGGAGATAACGCAGCCACGGCCCCAGGAGGCCGCTGCGCCGAAGCGGATCGCGCCCAAGGCCGCCGCGTCCCCCACGACCGTCCCGACGCAGCGCGAGGGCTACACGGTCGCCCGGGGCGACTCGCTCTCCCGGATCGCCCGGTCCGAACGTGTCGAAGGCGGCTGGCAGCAGTTGTACGCGCAGAACCGCACGGTGGTCGGCGACGACCCCGATCTGATCTTCCCCGGACAACGGCTCACCCTGCGGGGCAAGGCCGCGCCGCAGCAGGACCGGCGCACCGCCACCACCGCCCGGCCGGACCGCCCGGCGGAGAAGGTGAGACCCGAAGCGGCGCCGAAGCCGGCGCCGAAGACGGCCCCCAGGACCAGACCCGCCCCGAAGCCCGCCCCCGCGCCGAAGCCGAAGACCGCCCCCAGACCCGCCTCCAAGCCGGCGCCCGCGCAGAAGCCCCGCACCGAGGCCGCCTCCTTCGCCGCGCCCGTGGCCGCCGGGCCGTCCACCGCCTACCGCAAGACGGGTTCGTCCTGGTCGAGCGGCTATCACACGGGCGTCGACTTCGCCGTGCCCACCGGCACGTCCGTGAAGGCGGTCGCCTCAGGAAAGGTCGTCTCGGCCGGCTGGGGCGGCGCGTACGGGTACGAGATCGTCATCCGGCACAGCGACGGCCGCTACAGCCAGTACGCCCACCTGTCCGCGCTCACCGTGCGCGCGGGCCAGCAGGTGAGTGCCGGTCAGCGGATCGCCCGCTCAGGATCCACCGGCAACAGCACGGGACCGCATCTCCACTTCGAGATCCGTACGGGCCCCGGGTACGGCTCCGACATCGACCCCCTCGCCTACCTGCGGGCGAGAGGTGTGTCGGTCTGA